The proteins below are encoded in one region of Pontibacter deserti:
- a CDS encoding bifunctional 3-deoxy-7-phosphoheptulonate synthase/chorismate mutase type II → MKFKEEDNFFRQLTGAEPRPIIIAGPCSAESEEQVMQTALALREQQVDMFRAGIWKPRSRPNTFEGIGLQGLQWLGRVKRELGMRVSTEVATARHVEEALKQEIDVLWIGARTTVNPFAVQEIADALQGANVPVMVKNPVNPDLALWIGALERVYNAGITDVAAIHRGFSSYEKSKYRNVPFWQIPIELKSKFRSLPIIVDPSHIAGNRELLLPVAQKALDLGYDGVMIETHPDPANALSDAEQQVTPAGLQEILEKLQVRKTTYDDQELVNRAEKLRLQIDEADQQILRALARRMELVEQIGHYKKQNNVQVLQISRWKEIFRSRPAWAEELGMNPKFVAELYKLIHVESIRMQTEVMKKEV, encoded by the coding sequence ATGAAGTTTAAGGAAGAAGATAATTTTTTCAGGCAACTGACCGGTGCTGAACCTCGGCCTATTATCATTGCCGGGCCTTGCAGTGCTGAAAGTGAAGAACAGGTAATGCAAACGGCTTTAGCCTTACGCGAACAGCAGGTAGATATGTTTCGGGCCGGCATCTGGAAACCACGCTCACGACCAAACACTTTTGAAGGAATAGGATTACAGGGTCTGCAGTGGCTGGGCCGTGTGAAGCGCGAACTGGGGATGCGTGTAAGTACTGAAGTGGCCACCGCCCGCCACGTAGAAGAGGCTCTGAAACAGGAGATTGATGTACTGTGGATTGGTGCCCGTACTACGGTAAACCCTTTTGCCGTGCAGGAAATTGCTGATGCTTTACAAGGGGCTAATGTGCCTGTTATGGTTAAGAACCCTGTAAACCCGGATCTGGCTTTGTGGATTGGAGCACTAGAGCGCGTGTATAATGCAGGAATTACGGATGTGGCAGCTATACACCGTGGCTTCTCAAGTTATGAAAAGTCGAAGTACAGAAATGTGCCGTTCTGGCAAATACCAATCGAATTGAAATCGAAGTTCAGGAGCTTGCCGATTATAGTTGACCCCAGCCATATTGCCGGTAACCGTGAGCTACTTTTGCCGGTAGCTCAAAAAGCGCTGGACCTAGGCTATGATGGCGTAATGATAGAAACGCACCCAGACCCGGCCAATGCATTAAGTGATGCAGAGCAACAGGTAACTCCAGCCGGTTTACAGGAAATTCTGGAAAAGCTGCAGGTACGCAAAACCACTTACGACGATCAGGAGCTGGTAAACCGTGCGGAAAAACTGCGTTTGCAGATAGATGAAGCCGACCAGCAGATATTAAGAGCATTAGCACGTAGGATGGAGCTGGTGGAACAGATTGGCCACTATAAAAAACAGAATAACGTGCAGGTGCTACAGATCAGCCGCTGGAAAGAAATTTTCAGAAGCCGGCCAGCGTGGGCAGAAGAGCTCGGGATGAACCCTAAATTTGTAGCTGAGCTGTACAAGCTGATCCACGTAGAATCGATCCGGATGCAGACAGAAGTGATGAAAAAAGAAGTATAA
- a CDS encoding cation-translocating P-type ATPase has protein sequence MSTWHTQYTDEVLKDLGTSINGLSRSEASERLKKYGYNELQERAGKSPLRMLWEQFTQTMVLILIVAAIISAFLGKNIETIAILAIVVLFGVLGFVQEYRAEKAMAALKRMVVPTIRARRDGKVQELSARELVPGDVVLLEAGNVVPADMRVLESANLRVQEAALTGESEAVEKETERFESEDLPLGDRKNMVYLGTNVAYGRGTAVVTGTGMQTELGKIADLLQEVEAKQTPLQKKLDQLGKLLAILGFVAAALMLVIGVLIGEPLEDMFLTAVSLAVAVVPEGLPAVVTITLAIGAQRMLKRQALMRKLPAVETLGSVTTICSDKTGTLTENRMTVTSISLPDEQIEFTGNGSIKVPEKAALALTIGMLCNDSIIKSENGNEPQVVGDPTEGALLLAANRAGFEKDILEQHLPRVHEEPFDSTRKRMTTVHRLLSGGSEFPGLKHLSQASYLACTKGAVDSLLKITDQVWVNGRAEQMTTNWHERLLEVNNQLAQNGMRVLGIAFRELPEPYNHGKPLEEKLTFVGMMGIIDPPRGAVKSAVATCRSAGIRPIMITGDHPLTAAAIAKELRITESPDAITGEMLNNMSEAELEEAVSKVSIYARVSPEDKLRIVEMLQKNGEVVAMTGDGVNDSPALKTANIGVAMGITGTDVAKEASDMVLLDDNFATIVAAVEEGRVIYDNLIRFVKFSLGGNLGKVLVMLCAPLIGINVALSPLQLLWLNLLTDGLMGLGLGTEPAEADTMKRPPRAPEQSVLTRKDVTHVTWSGILIAAITLGMGALYFNPTNLQDTRWQTMIFATLGFTQIGHALGLRAYGHSIFSLRSNPLIILMATLTFLLQIAAIYIPFLDTFFGLTPLSLQELGLAIGAGFVTLTAVLIETYLSKKRSTSF, from the coding sequence ATGAGCACCTGGCACACACAATATACGGATGAGGTTCTTAAAGACCTTGGTACATCAATTAATGGACTGAGCAGGTCCGAAGCCAGTGAAAGGCTGAAAAAATATGGCTATAACGAGCTGCAGGAAAGAGCCGGTAAAAGCCCGCTGCGGATGCTGTGGGAGCAGTTCACGCAAACCATGGTGCTTATCCTAATCGTGGCCGCTATTATCTCTGCTTTTCTGGGTAAAAATATTGAAACGATAGCTATACTTGCCATTGTGGTGCTGTTTGGTGTATTGGGCTTTGTGCAGGAATACCGCGCCGAAAAAGCGATGGCCGCCTTAAAACGGATGGTAGTACCAACAATTAGAGCCCGTCGTGACGGCAAGGTACAGGAGCTTTCGGCAAGGGAGTTGGTGCCCGGCGATGTAGTGCTGCTGGAAGCCGGCAACGTGGTACCTGCCGATATGCGCGTACTGGAGAGTGCAAACCTGCGGGTGCAGGAAGCAGCGCTTACCGGCGAATCGGAAGCTGTAGAAAAAGAAACTGAAAGGTTCGAAAGTGAAGATCTGCCGCTCGGCGACCGCAAAAACATGGTTTACCTGGGTACCAACGTGGCGTATGGCCGTGGCACGGCAGTGGTAACAGGCACCGGCATGCAGACCGAACTAGGCAAGATTGCAGATCTGTTACAGGAGGTAGAAGCCAAGCAAACGCCGCTGCAAAAGAAGCTGGACCAATTGGGCAAATTACTGGCTATACTTGGTTTTGTGGCCGCTGCGCTTATGCTGGTTATCGGGGTGCTGATAGGTGAACCCCTGGAAGATATGTTCCTGACTGCCGTGAGCTTAGCGGTTGCCGTGGTACCCGAAGGACTTCCGGCTGTAGTTACTATTACACTTGCCATTGGCGCTCAACGCATGCTCAAGCGGCAAGCCCTGATGCGTAAACTTCCGGCCGTTGAAACACTGGGCTCTGTTACCACCATCTGTTCCGATAAAACCGGCACGCTTACTGAAAACAGAATGACAGTAACTTCTATAAGTTTACCGGATGAGCAGATCGAATTTACAGGCAACGGAAGTATAAAAGTACCTGAAAAAGCTGCGCTGGCTCTAACTATAGGCATGCTCTGCAACGACAGCATTATAAAATCGGAAAACGGAAACGAACCACAGGTGGTCGGTGACCCTACAGAAGGAGCACTGTTGCTAGCTGCAAACCGGGCCGGATTTGAAAAAGATATCCTGGAGCAACACCTGCCACGCGTGCACGAAGAACCTTTCGACTCTACCCGCAAGCGCATGACCACGGTGCATCGGTTACTATCCGGTGGTTCTGAATTTCCGGGACTTAAACATCTTTCCCAAGCCTCCTACCTTGCCTGCACCAAAGGCGCCGTAGACAGCCTGCTTAAAATTACGGATCAGGTATGGGTAAACGGCCGGGCAGAGCAAATGACTACCAATTGGCACGAACGGTTGCTGGAAGTAAACAACCAACTTGCCCAGAACGGGATGCGAGTGCTGGGCATTGCTTTCCGAGAACTGCCGGAGCCCTATAACCACGGCAAACCGCTGGAGGAGAAGCTGACTTTTGTGGGCATGATGGGCATTATTGACCCGCCCCGGGGTGCTGTTAAATCAGCGGTAGCAACATGTCGTAGTGCAGGAATACGACCAATCATGATTACCGGTGACCACCCACTCACAGCCGCGGCCATTGCCAAAGAGCTACGCATTACCGAAAGTCCCGATGCCATAACAGGAGAAATGCTGAATAATATGTCGGAGGCTGAGCTGGAGGAGGCTGTATCAAAAGTATCAATCTATGCGCGGGTATCACCGGAAGATAAACTACGGATCGTGGAAATGCTGCAGAAAAATGGCGAAGTGGTGGCCATGACCGGTGATGGCGTGAACGACTCCCCTGCCCTGAAGACAGCGAATATTGGTGTGGCTATGGGTATAACCGGTACTGATGTGGCAAAAGAAGCATCTGACATGGTGCTGCTCGATGATAACTTTGCAACTATAGTTGCTGCCGTAGAAGAAGGCCGTGTGATCTATGATAACCTGATCCGGTTTGTAAAGTTCTCGCTGGGCGGTAACCTGGGTAAAGTGCTGGTAATGCTGTGCGCACCGCTGATAGGTATAAACGTAGCCTTAAGCCCTCTTCAACTGCTCTGGCTAAACCTGCTGACTGACGGATTGATGGGACTTGGCCTCGGAACAGAACCTGCTGAAGCCGATACCATGAAACGTCCGCCACGTGCGCCGGAACAGTCTGTACTTACAAGGAAGGATGTAACACACGTTACGTGGTCTGGTATTCTGATCGCAGCTATAACGCTGGGTATGGGAGCTTTGTACTTCAACCCAACCAACCTACAGGACACCCGCTGGCAAACCATGATTTTCGCTACCCTTGGCTTTACGCAGATAGGGCACGCACTCGGCCTTCGGGCTTACGGCCATTCCATCTTCTCACTCAGGTCAAACCCTTTAATTATATTAATGGCTACACTCACTTTCCTGCTGCAGATAGCTGCGATTTATATACCATTTTTGGATACGTTCTTTGGGTTAACACCATTAAGTTTGCAGGAGCTAGGTCTTGCCATTGGTGCAGGTTTTGTTACACTGACAGCAGTACTGATTGAAACTTATCTGAGCAAGAAAAGGAGTACCAGCTTTTAG